The proteins below come from a single Comamonas antarctica genomic window:
- a CDS encoding glycosyltransferase family 4 protein, whose amino-acid sequence MSLALHISAYAIKFLPVRLARRKASGHKISRLPVNGEPIEAQFLVDVSVIYKNDARTGIQRVVRALVLQLLKSPPAGYRICPVYATRQQGYHYAAANFLECSSVGMAESRPVEVQSGDLFLALDLAAHLLPRHQKQILSWKRKGVHLHAVVYDLLPVLHPEWFQPRTTRNFRHWLRWIAVYADSAICISQTVKAELHTWLKASFDLPPTALDANVILLGADIEASAPSKGLPANAQVLLEHMRSVPCVLMVGTIEPRKGHAQALAAFEKIWQQPGEGPALIIVGRAGWRTDELQQKLRGHSESNQRLYWLEDVSDEYLELLYANCCGVLVASHAEGFGLPVIEAALHKKPVLARDIPIFREIIAPKLSYFYNSTSQELAVSIDRWINKSWLQESFLPENLSESNFPSWKTSAVQLVQALGLRPPLGSTHERSQLKNTDEKSSTQAFNPC is encoded by the coding sequence ATGAGTCTTGCTCTGCATATATCCGCATACGCAATAAAATTCCTTCCCGTGCGCCTAGCGCGGAGAAAAGCGAGTGGCCATAAAATCTCTCGCCTGCCTGTGAACGGTGAACCAATCGAAGCACAGTTTTTGGTCGATGTTTCTGTAATTTATAAAAATGATGCGCGCACCGGTATCCAACGTGTAGTGCGAGCCTTGGTTTTACAGTTGCTGAAGTCGCCCCCAGCAGGCTATCGCATTTGCCCAGTGTATGCCACTCGTCAACAAGGCTATCATTACGCCGCCGCTAACTTTCTAGAGTGTTCCAGCGTCGGAATGGCTGAGTCGCGGCCGGTGGAAGTGCAAAGCGGCGACCTTTTTTTGGCATTGGATTTAGCCGCTCATTTATTGCCAAGACATCAGAAGCAAATTTTGAGCTGGAAGAGAAAAGGCGTCCATTTGCACGCAGTGGTCTATGATCTCTTGCCTGTTCTTCACCCTGAATGGTTCCAGCCACGCACGACTCGAAATTTCAGGCATTGGCTAAGGTGGATTGCAGTTTATGCAGACAGCGCAATTTGTATATCTCAAACGGTCAAAGCAGAATTGCATACGTGGTTGAAAGCCAGCTTCGACCTGCCGCCTACTGCGCTTGATGCCAACGTCATTCTCCTGGGCGCAGACATAGAAGCCAGCGCACCGAGCAAGGGACTTCCTGCGAATGCTCAGGTATTGCTGGAGCATATGCGCAGCGTGCCGTGCGTTTTGATGGTCGGCACCATCGAACCACGCAAAGGGCATGCACAGGCTTTAGCTGCTTTTGAAAAGATCTGGCAACAGCCCGGCGAGGGGCCGGCACTGATAATTGTTGGGCGTGCAGGCTGGAGAACCGACGAGCTGCAACAAAAATTGCGTGGTCATTCTGAGTCAAATCAACGACTTTATTGGCTTGAAGATGTAAGTGATGAATATTTAGAACTTCTTTACGCCAATTGCTGTGGAGTTCTCGTGGCTTCGCACGCGGAAGGCTTCGGCCTGCCCGTGATTGAAGCAGCGTTGCATAAAAAACCGGTACTTGCACGGGATATTCCGATTTTCCGAGAAATCATAGCCCCAAAACTTAGCTATTTCTACAACTCCACCTCTCAAGAATTGGCTGTTTCAATCGATCGATGGATAAACAAGTCGTGGTTGCAAGAATCTTTTCTCCCGGAAAACCTATCGGAATCTAATTTTCCCAGTTGGAAAACTTCTGCAGTGCAACTTGTTCAAGCCTTAGGCTTGCGTCCTCCTTTAGGATCCACACACGAACGCTCACAGCTAAAGAACACCGATGAGAAATCAAGCACGCAAGCCTTTAATCCCTGTTAG
- a CDS encoding ABC transporter ATP-binding protein, with protein sequence MIHLEHVSKRYSTRHGNVTVLDDINLTIKPGEKVGILGRNGAGKSTIIRLISGAERPSAGTIRREMSVSWPLAFGGAFQGTLTGLDNLRFICRVYGKSTEDRIAYVQEFSELGRYLREPVKTYSAGMRARLAFAISMVVEFDCFLIDEIVAVGDSRFHEKCRVELFEKRKDRAMIIVSHDPGYVREHCDRAAVLIQGQLKSFDHVDEAFDFYQSYAAQ encoded by the coding sequence ATGATTCACCTCGAACATGTAAGCAAGCGCTATTCGACACGTCACGGCAACGTCACTGTACTTGATGACATTAATCTGACAATTAAACCTGGCGAAAAGGTAGGCATACTTGGGCGCAATGGTGCGGGCAAGTCAACCATCATTCGACTCATCAGCGGAGCAGAACGCCCAAGCGCCGGTACCATTCGGCGTGAAATGAGTGTTTCCTGGCCCTTGGCGTTCGGTGGAGCTTTCCAGGGGACGCTTACGGGACTCGATAATCTACGCTTTATCTGCCGCGTATATGGCAAAAGTACGGAAGATAGGATTGCGTATGTACAAGAGTTCTCTGAACTAGGCCGATATCTGCGTGAGCCAGTGAAGACTTACTCGGCAGGCATGCGAGCACGGCTGGCCTTTGCAATCAGCATGGTGGTTGAGTTTGACTGCTTTCTGATTGATGAAATCGTGGCTGTAGGGGACAGCCGTTTTCACGAAAAATGCCGAGTGGAACTTTTTGAAAAACGGAAGGATCGAGCGATGATTATCGTTTCACATGATCCAGGTTACGTACGCGAACATTGCGACAGAGCGGCTGTTTTGATTCAAGGCCAGCTCAAATCTTTTGATCATGTAGATGAGGCATTTGATTTTTATCAAAGCTACGCTGCGCAATGA
- a CDS encoding ABC transporter permease: MEETPQPSQSSLAASWTIQRRVIGALLMREVLTRFGRHNIGFLWLFVEPMLFTLGVTVLWTLAGAAHVSDLPIAAFALTGYSSVLLWRNMPNRCIGAIEPNLALMYHRHVKVMDIFAARILLEAAGATISFMVLGLFFTLIGWISPPEDIGKVMFAWLMLGWFGFSLAIFMGALAEQSEVVDKLWHPFSYLLFPLSGAAYMVDALPTAAQELVLYLPMVHGVELLREGYFGSKFKAHYDMGYMAIFCSVLTLLGMAKLREISRKVMPE, from the coding sequence ATGGAAGAAACCCCCCAGCCTTCGCAATCTTCCCTGGCTGCCTCCTGGACCATTCAACGTCGCGTCATTGGCGCGCTGTTGATGCGCGAAGTGCTGACCCGCTTTGGACGCCACAATATCGGTTTTCTATGGCTTTTCGTAGAGCCCATGCTGTTTACGCTAGGGGTAACCGTGCTGTGGACTCTCGCGGGTGCCGCGCACGTCTCCGACTTGCCCATAGCAGCCTTTGCGCTTACGGGCTATTCCAGCGTATTGCTGTGGCGGAATATGCCTAATCGGTGCATCGGTGCTATCGAACCGAATCTTGCATTGATGTATCACCGCCATGTCAAAGTCATGGATATTTTCGCCGCTCGCATCTTGCTGGAAGCTGCAGGGGCCACGATTTCTTTCATGGTATTGGGCCTCTTCTTTACGTTAATAGGGTGGATCAGTCCACCCGAAGATATAGGTAAAGTAATGTTCGCATGGTTAATGCTGGGCTGGTTCGGCTTTTCACTGGCTATTTTCATGGGAGCTTTGGCAGAACAGTCCGAAGTCGTAGATAAACTTTGGCATCCGTTCTCGTATTTACTTTTCCCTCTCTCAGGTGCCGCATACATGGTGGATGCACTACCTACAGCCGCGCAAGAATTGGTGTTGTATCTGCCAATGGTACATGGCGTGGAACTGCTTCGCGAGGGCTATTTTGGCTCCAAGTTCAAGGCGCATTACGACATGGGCTATATGGCTATCTTTTGCTCCGTATTGACCTTGCTGGGCATGGCTAAATTGCGCGAGATTAGTCGCAAGGTGATGCCAGAATGA
- a CDS encoding mannose-1-phosphate guanylyltransferase/mannose-6-phosphate isomerase, with product MKLIPTILCGGAGSRLWPVSRELHPKPFIRLADGQSLLQKAFIRGAVLPEVEEVLTVTNRELFFKTQDEYREVNEAQLKTSYILEPFGRNTAAAIAAAAMHVVETHGEDAMLLVLAADHLIADQQAFATAVAQATALAQQGRLVTFGIQPEAPETGYGYIEAEGNEVRRFVEKPSLETAVEYVESGRFLWNSGMFCFQAGAMLQAMEQHCPDILSATRRCLEESRKSQGNGVVGLELDSDCFALVPDNSIDYAVMEQSSQIAVVPCTIGWSDIGSWSALGDLVPADAQGNRISGKALLHDVSNCYIQSGQRMVGAVGVDNLVIVDTPDALLVADKSRSQEVKYLYKELKAQNHEAHKHHLTVHRPWGTYTVLEEDPAYKIKRIEVKPGASLSLQMHHHRSEHWIVVSGMAKVVNGDMELFVRTNESTYIPAGHMHRLENPGVLDLVMIEVQSGQYLGEDDIVRFQDVYGRV from the coding sequence ATGAAACTCATCCCGACAATTCTCTGTGGTGGCGCCGGTTCGCGTCTCTGGCCGGTTTCGCGCGAACTGCATCCCAAGCCGTTCATCCGCCTGGCCGATGGTCAAAGCCTGCTGCAGAAGGCATTCATTCGGGGAGCCGTGCTGCCGGAAGTCGAAGAAGTACTGACCGTCACCAACCGCGAGCTGTTCTTCAAGACCCAGGACGAATACCGCGAAGTCAACGAAGCGCAGCTGAAGACTTCATACATCCTCGAGCCATTCGGACGCAACACCGCTGCGGCCATTGCTGCCGCGGCAATGCACGTGGTCGAGACACACGGTGAAGACGCCATGCTGCTGGTGCTCGCCGCTGACCATCTGATCGCAGACCAGCAAGCGTTTGCCACCGCCGTCGCCCAGGCCACGGCACTGGCGCAGCAAGGCCGCCTGGTCACTTTCGGCATTCAGCCCGAAGCGCCTGAAACCGGCTATGGCTACATCGAAGCCGAAGGCAACGAAGTGCGCCGCTTCGTGGAAAAGCCGTCGCTGGAAACCGCTGTCGAGTATGTCGAATCCGGCCGCTTCCTCTGGAACTCGGGCATGTTCTGCTTCCAGGCAGGCGCGATGCTCCAGGCCATGGAGCAGCATTGCCCGGACATCCTCTCCGCCACGCGTCGCTGCCTCGAAGAATCGCGCAAGTCGCAAGGCAACGGCGTGGTCGGGCTTGAACTTGATTCCGACTGCTTTGCCCTGGTTCCTGACAACTCGATCGATTACGCCGTCATGGAACAGTCGTCCCAGATCGCAGTGGTGCCGTGCACCATCGGTTGGAGCGATATCGGCTCCTGGAGTGCCCTGGGCGACCTGGTGCCGGCAGACGCACAAGGTAACCGCATCTCGGGCAAGGCATTGCTGCATGACGTGAGCAACTGCTACATCCAGAGCGGCCAGCGCATGGTGGGCGCCGTGGGTGTGGACAACCTGGTCATCGTGGACACCCCGGATGCCCTGCTGGTGGCCGACAAATCCCGCTCGCAGGAAGTCAAATACCTGTACAAGGAACTGAAGGCGCAAAACCATGAGGCCCACAAGCACCATCTGACGGTGCACCGCCCCTGGGGCACCTACACGGTGCTCGAAGAAGATCCGGCCTACAAGATCAAGCGCATCGAAGTCAAACCCGGTGCCTCACTGTCGCTGCAAATGCACCACCACCGCAGCGAGCACTGGATTGTCGTCAGCGGCATGGCTAAAGTGGTCAACGGCGACATGGAGCTGTTCGTTCGTACCAATGAGTCCACCTACATCCCCGCCGGCCACATGCACCGGCTGGAAAACCCGGGTGTACTCGATCTGGTGATGATCGAGGTGCAAAGCGGCCAGTACCTGGGCGAGGACGACATCGTGCGCTTTCAGGACGTATACGGTCGGGTCTAA
- a CDS encoding XdhC family protein: protein MNHIDLTVLQQLHRWRAQGLHAVLATVVRTWGSSPRPIGAMMALCESGQTVGSVSGGCIEDDLLQRYTRLGEQMDHALGWAQPPRRVTYGVTADEAHRFGLPCGGTLELALEFDPEAGQLQQLIEQLLSGALVRRSVDLGTGGTTLSQTDTPQALDIDAHFLHNVLGPGYRMLLIGAGTLSEYLATMAIFNGFVVTICDPRAEYMASLQIQGVQRTAEMPDDAVTAFRPDLRSCVIALSHDPKLDDLALLEAMQSPAFYVGAIGSRRNAQSRRERMQEHFDVPTETLDRLHSPAGLSIGSKTPAEIAVSIMAQVIAQKNGNLETSH, encoded by the coding sequence ATGAACCACATCGACCTCACCGTCCTCCAACAACTCCACCGCTGGCGCGCCCAAGGCCTGCATGCCGTGCTCGCCACGGTCGTGCGCACCTGGGGCTCGTCGCCCCGCCCCATAGGCGCGATGATGGCGCTGTGCGAGAGCGGCCAGACCGTGGGCTCGGTATCGGGCGGCTGCATCGAGGACGACCTGCTGCAGCGCTACACCCGTCTGGGCGAGCAGATGGACCACGCCCTTGGCTGGGCCCAGCCGCCGCGGCGCGTCACCTATGGCGTCACCGCCGACGAAGCGCACCGCTTCGGCCTGCCCTGTGGCGGTACGCTGGAACTGGCGCTGGAGTTCGATCCCGAAGCAGGCCAGCTGCAGCAGCTGATCGAACAGCTGCTGTCAGGCGCCCTGGTGCGCCGCAGCGTCGACCTCGGCACGGGCGGCACCACGCTCAGCCAGACCGACACGCCGCAGGCCCTCGACATCGACGCACATTTCCTGCACAACGTGCTCGGCCCCGGCTACCGCATGCTGCTGATCGGCGCCGGCACCCTGAGCGAGTACCTGGCAACGATGGCCATCTTCAACGGCTTCGTCGTCACCATCTGCGACCCGCGCGCGGAATACATGGCCTCGCTGCAGATCCAGGGCGTGCAACGCACCGCCGAAATGCCCGACGACGCCGTCACCGCCTTCCGCCCCGACCTGCGCAGCTGCGTCATCGCCCTCAGCCACGACCCCAAGCTCGACGATCTGGCCCTGCTCGAAGCCATGCAGAGCCCCGCCTTCTACGTCGGCGCCATAGGCTCCCGCCGCAACGCCCAAAGCCGCCGCGAGCGCATGCAGGAACATTTCGACGTGCCCACCGAGACCCTGGACCGGCTGCACTCTCCTGCAGGGCTGTCGATCGGCAGCAAGACGCCCGCGGAAATCGCGGTCAGCATCATGGCGCAGGTCATCGCGCAGAAGAATGGGAATCTGGAGACGAGCCACTGA
- a CDS encoding cytochrome c gives MNLVKKIIIGGVGLAAILGAGFLAATQHGEIAPQSGIAVQDFSAQQIANGKTLVAMGDCAVCHTAKGGAENAGGFPMPSPFGTIYSTNITPDPETGIGRWSYEAFERAMRHGIDREGRHLYPAFPYTAFTRVTDTDMHDIYAYLMTQPAVKSHNPETALGFPFNIRRGIAVWNWMNLTPGPVADIASQTPEWNRGAYIAEGLGHCSACHSPRDAFAGEKKGSFHFAGGSAEGWDAPALTSATAAPVPWTSEDLLQYFRTGVSERHGVAAGPMAPVAHGLAHLPEEDLQALTSYILSHKNATAEPVDAQALVRKADTAQAVPADAQGLRLYQGACMSCHSSDPQGQLAASSFGSRPQLALNTNMHAQSPNNAVRAVLEGIQAPAHADLGTMPSFRHAMSDTQIAELLNTLRSQYGLPEWADLKQTVAKLRAETDPANAHH, from the coding sequence ATGAACCTCGTGAAGAAAATCATCATTGGCGGCGTGGGCCTGGCAGCCATTCTGGGCGCCGGCTTCCTCGCCGCGACGCAGCACGGCGAGATCGCGCCGCAGTCCGGCATTGCCGTGCAGGACTTCTCCGCCCAGCAGATCGCCAACGGCAAGACGCTGGTGGCCATGGGCGACTGCGCCGTGTGCCACACCGCCAAGGGCGGCGCCGAGAACGCGGGCGGCTTCCCCATGCCCAGCCCGTTCGGCACCATCTACTCGACCAACATCACGCCCGACCCGGAAACCGGCATCGGCCGCTGGAGCTACGAAGCCTTCGAGCGCGCCATGCGCCACGGCATCGACCGCGAAGGCCGCCACCTGTATCCCGCGTTTCCGTACACCGCGTTCACGCGCGTGACGGATACGGACATGCATGACATCTATGCGTACCTGATGACGCAGCCGGCCGTCAAAAGCCACAACCCGGAAACCGCGCTGGGCTTTCCGTTCAACATCCGCCGCGGCATCGCCGTGTGGAACTGGATGAACCTCACGCCCGGCCCGGTGGCCGACATCGCGAGCCAGACGCCTGAATGGAACCGCGGCGCCTACATCGCCGAAGGCCTGGGCCACTGCAGCGCCTGCCACTCGCCGCGCGACGCGTTCGCGGGCGAGAAGAAGGGCAGCTTCCACTTCGCCGGCGGCTCGGCCGAAGGCTGGGACGCCCCCGCGCTGACCTCGGCCACGGCCGCGCCCGTGCCCTGGACGTCGGAAGACCTGCTGCAATACTTCCGCACCGGCGTGTCGGAACGCCACGGCGTGGCCGCCGGCCCGATGGCCCCCGTGGCCCACGGCCTGGCCCATCTGCCCGAAGAGGACCTGCAGGCGCTGACCAGCTACATCCTGTCGCACAAGAACGCCACCGCCGAGCCCGTCGATGCCCAGGCGCTGGTGCGCAAGGCCGACACCGCGCAGGCCGTGCCGGCCGACGCCCAGGGCCTGCGCCTGTACCAGGGCGCCTGCATGAGCTGCCACAGCAGCGACCCGCAGGGCCAGCTGGCCGCATCGAGCTTCGGCAGCCGCCCGCAGCTCGCGCTCAACACCAACATGCACGCGCAGTCGCCCAACAACGCCGTGCGCGCCGTGCTCGAAGGCATCCAGGCCCCGGCCCACGCCGACCTGGGCACCATGCCCTCGTTCCGCCATGCGATGAGCGACACGCAGATCGCCGAGCTGCTCAACACCCTGCGCAGCCAGTACGGCCTGCCCGAGTGGGCCGACCTGAAGCAGACCGTCGCCAAGCTCCGCGCCGAAACCGACCCGGCCAACGCCCACCACTGA
- a CDS encoding xanthine dehydrogenase family protein molybdopterin-binding subunit, with the protein MFGFKNSRDDLRGTVQLTRRQLLKTGGLIMVSAAATGPLAILAGTGPVLHPPAPAQGPFPVPAGTLVDSFIAISANGDVIGFNGHVDLGTGVRTAIGQLVADEIETDIARVKIILGHTTRTPDLGPTIASDTIQNTSTPMRQAARQVRQLLINLAAERWSVPAAQLRTDNGFVIGAGKRLSYGELAAGQDLHIDLDQHMPLRSSKEHKYIGQSVARVDIPNKVLGALTYVHDVRLPGMLHARVVRPPYAGADHTAPLGSSLVAVDENSIKHLPGIVKLVVQGDFIGIVAEREEQAIAAMRQLKVQWKEWAGLPDLSLAGLHATLDKLDKEPRMLREDENYKDAVQKITQPIDRDYVWPYHLHASIGPSCAVALFADGKAEVWSGSQNPHDLRKDLGKLIDLHPDFVNVHRMEASGCYGRNCADDVAADALLLAKAVGQPVRVQLMREQESAWEPKGTGQLIKLRGGLDDAGNVVAYELQTSYPSNLSPTLALVLTGKVKHEKKVLQMGDRTSIPLYDYPAVRAVSLDAAPIVRASWMRGVSALPNVLAHECWIDEAAWLAKADPIAYRLRYMKDERAVGVIQAAHRLSQWQDGVAHRTPTPAGEKIAKGRGFAYARYFHSKFPGFGAAWAAWVCDVSVNRETGEVKVDKVFCTHDCGAMVNPAGVRHQVHGNIIQSTSRALKEFVTFDASGTTSLDWGGYPLLRFDELPEVQIELLERPHEAPMGAGESASVPSAAAIANAIFDATGVRLTEVPFTPSRVLAALRQAEAKAKAQ; encoded by the coding sequence ATGTTTGGATTCAAGAATTCGCGCGACGACCTGCGCGGCACCGTGCAACTGACGCGCCGCCAGCTGCTCAAGACCGGCGGCCTGATCATGGTCAGCGCCGCCGCCACCGGCCCGCTGGCCATCCTGGCCGGCACCGGCCCGGTGCTGCATCCGCCGGCGCCCGCGCAAGGCCCGTTCCCGGTGCCGGCCGGCACGCTGGTCGACAGCTTCATTGCGATCAGCGCCAACGGCGACGTGATCGGCTTCAACGGCCACGTGGACCTGGGCACGGGCGTGCGCACGGCCATCGGCCAGCTCGTCGCCGACGAGATCGAGACCGACATCGCGCGCGTGAAGATCATCCTGGGCCACACCACGCGCACGCCCGACCTGGGTCCGACGATCGCCAGCGACACCATCCAGAACACCTCGACGCCCATGCGCCAGGCCGCGCGCCAGGTGCGCCAGCTGCTGATCAACCTGGCGGCCGAGCGCTGGTCGGTGCCCGCCGCGCAACTGCGCACCGACAACGGCTTCGTCATCGGCGCGGGCAAACGCCTGTCGTATGGCGAACTCGCCGCGGGCCAGGACCTGCACATCGACCTCGACCAGCACATGCCGCTGCGTTCGAGCAAGGAACACAAGTACATCGGCCAGTCCGTGGCCCGCGTGGACATTCCCAACAAGGTGCTGGGCGCGCTGACCTATGTGCACGACGTGCGCCTGCCGGGCATGCTGCACGCGCGCGTGGTGCGTCCGCCCTACGCCGGCGCCGACCACACCGCGCCGCTGGGCAGCAGCCTGGTGGCGGTCGACGAGAACTCGATCAAGCACCTGCCGGGCATCGTCAAGCTGGTCGTGCAGGGCGACTTCATCGGCATCGTCGCCGAGCGCGAGGAGCAAGCCATTGCCGCCATGCGCCAGCTCAAGGTGCAGTGGAAGGAATGGGCCGGCCTGCCCGACCTGAGCCTTGCGGGCCTGCACGCCACGCTCGACAAGCTCGACAAGGAACCGCGCATGCTGCGCGAGGACGAGAACTACAAGGACGCGGTCCAGAAGATCACGCAGCCCATCGATCGGGATTACGTCTGGCCGTACCACCTGCACGCATCGATCGGCCCCTCGTGCGCCGTGGCGCTGTTCGCGGACGGCAAGGCCGAGGTCTGGTCGGGTTCGCAGAACCCGCACGACCTGCGCAAGGATCTGGGCAAGCTCATCGACCTGCACCCCGACTTCGTCAACGTGCACCGCATGGAAGCCTCGGGCTGCTACGGCCGCAACTGCGCCGACGACGTGGCCGCCGATGCGCTGCTGCTGGCCAAGGCCGTGGGCCAGCCGGTGCGCGTGCAGCTGATGCGCGAGCAGGAATCGGCGTGGGAGCCCAAGGGCACGGGCCAGCTGATCAAGCTGCGCGGCGGCCTCGACGATGCCGGCAACGTGGTGGCCTATGAACTGCAGACCAGCTACCCGTCGAACCTCTCGCCGACGCTGGCCCTGGTGCTGACCGGCAAGGTCAAGCACGAGAAGAAGGTGCTGCAGATGGGCGACCGCACATCGATTCCGCTGTACGACTACCCCGCAGTGCGCGCGGTCTCGCTCGATGCCGCGCCCATCGTGCGCGCCTCGTGGATGCGCGGCGTCTCGGCGCTGCCCAACGTGCTGGCGCATGAATGCTGGATCGATGAAGCCGCCTGGCTCGCCAAGGCCGACCCGATCGCCTACCGCCTGCGCTACATGAAGGACGAGCGCGCCGTCGGCGTGATCCAGGCCGCGCACCGCCTGAGCCAGTGGCAAGACGGCGTGGCGCACCGTACGCCCACGCCCGCGGGCGAGAAGATCGCCAAGGGCCGCGGCTTTGCCTATGCGCGCTACTTCCACAGCAAGTTCCCGGGCTTTGGCGCGGCCTGGGCCGCCTGGGTCTGCGACGTCTCCGTGAACCGCGAGACCGGCGAGGTCAAGGTCGACAAGGTGTTCTGCACCCACGACTGCGGCGCCATGGTCAACCCGGCCGGCGTGCGCCACCAGGTGCACGGCAACATCATCCAGTCGACCAGCCGCGCGCTCAAGGAGTTCGTGACCTTCGACGCCAGCGGCACCACCTCGCTCGACTGGGGCGGCTATCCGCTGCTGCGTTTCGACGAACTGCCCGAAGTGCAGATCGAGTTGCTCGAGCGGCCGCATGAAGCGCCCATGGGCGCGGGCGAATCGGCGTCGGTGCCCAGCGCCGCCGCCATCGCCAACGCCATCTTCGACGCCACTGGCGTGCGCCTCACCGAAGTGCCATTCACCCCGAGCCGCGTGCTGGCCGCGCTGCGCCAGGCCGAAGCCAAAGCCAAAGCCCAATAA
- a CDS encoding (2Fe-2S)-binding protein, producing the protein MKFKLNGNTVDADKAAADTPLLYVLRNDMQLNGPKYGCGLGQCGACAVLIDGKVARSCSIPLSVVDGKEVTTLEGLSPEATRQAQAELAQDPLFQGLRDNALQAGAAPAAQPVHLHPVQQAFIDTQAAQCGYCVNGMVMALVALFDKRPQASDEEIKKQLAYHLCRCGTHLEILDAARKARDLIAQGRGVHSAVAVVQGACATHGEAACSKELV; encoded by the coding sequence ATGAAATTCAAACTCAACGGCAATACGGTGGACGCCGACAAGGCCGCCGCCGATACCCCCTTGCTGTATGTCCTGCGCAATGACATGCAGCTCAACGGTCCCAAGTACGGCTGCGGCCTGGGCCAGTGCGGTGCCTGCGCGGTGCTGATCGACGGCAAGGTCGCGCGCTCCTGCTCCATTCCGCTGTCCGTGGTCGATGGCAAGGAGGTCACCACGCTCGAAGGCCTGTCGCCCGAGGCCACGCGCCAGGCGCAGGCCGAACTCGCGCAGGACCCGCTGTTCCAGGGCCTGCGCGACAACGCGCTGCAGGCTGGCGCCGCCCCCGCCGCGCAGCCCGTGCACCTGCACCCGGTGCAGCAGGCCTTCATCGACACCCAGGCCGCGCAGTGCGGCTACTGCGTCAACGGCATGGTCATGGCGCTGGTGGCGCTGTTCGACAAGCGCCCGCAGGCCAGCGATGAGGAGATCAAAAAGCAGCTCGCCTACCACCTGTGCCGCTGCGGCACCCACCTCGAGATCCTCGACGCCGCCCGCAAGGCGCGCGATCTGATCGCCCAGGGCCGCGGCGTGCACAGTGCCGTCGCCGTGGTGCAAGGCGCCTGCGCAACGCATGGCGAAGCCGCATGTTCGAAGGAGCTGGTGTGA